In a single window of the Littorina saxatilis isolate snail1 linkage group LG3, US_GU_Lsax_2.0, whole genome shotgun sequence genome:
- the LOC138963291 gene encoding zinc finger MYM-type protein 3-like, with protein sequence MDGDFDLISDFFLEDFNEEDENLMAAAPKKRRFEKVTDDDVNALITDTENANTKRKTEHVIRLISDFILQTEEFAKQMRSADIAKIEDPKLVANILVKFLTTVKREDGDEYEPGTIRGFLSAVDRHMAANGKGKIFFSNDTLFENVRAVAKSKQKKLKSAGKGNLPQRACALTDEEVETLWDSGQLGVSTPRAIINTLWWLNCLHFGMRARTEHRQMCWSDVTVQMDSSGHRFLEFNERTTKTRTGVSRQDVRAKPRAYEDVENPERCPVKIFEKYAYLRPAETCSSNYPFYLTCVHDPKPGKQWFRAMPMGVNTIGSLMKEMAAASEISSTTSKRISGTSARKTLLQKLNDSGVPPTHIMEKSGHKNIQSVLSYAKMSDNQQLQVSRILSTTRTCTVSKLGAMTSTTDDADSSASASGGNTLRQPAVTFDAPIHGGVFNFNFTMPQ encoded by the coding sequence ATGGACggcgattttgatttgataaGCGACTTTTTCTTAGAAGACTTCAATGAAGAGGACGAAAATTTAATGGCCGCTGCGCCCAAAAAAAGGAGATTCGAGAAAGTGACTGATGACGATGTGAACGCTCTCATCACCGATACAGAAAACGCCAACaccaaaagaaaaactgaaCATGTGATACGGCTGATTTCAGATTTCATTCTTCAAACCGAAGAGTTTGCAAAACAGATGAGATCAGCTGATATAGCGAAAATTGAGGATCCAAAACTTGTTGCAAACATTCTTGTCAAGTTTCTTACAACGGTGAAACGCGAAGATGGAGATGAATATGAACCAGGTACGATTCGAGGATTTCTGTCCGCCGTCGATCGGCACATGGCAGCGAACGGAAAAGGCAAGATTTTTTTCAGCAATGATACGCTGTTTGAAAACGTTCGAGCAGttgcaaaaagcaaacaaaaaaagctgAAATCAGCAGGGAAAGGAAACTTACCTCAAAGAGCGTGTGCACTAACGGACGAAGAGGTGGAAACACTGTGGGACTCTGGTCAGTTGGGAGTGTCCACACCAAGAGCCATAATCAACACCCTGTGGTGGTTGAACTGCCTCCACTTTGGAATGCGGGCAAGAACCGAACATCGCCAGATGTGCTGGTCCGACGTAACTGTTCAGATGGACAGCAGTGGCCACCGCTTCTTGGAATTCAACGAGCGAACCACGAAAACAAGAACAGGGGTCTCCAGGCAGGATGTCAGGGCAAAACCGCGAGCGTATGAAGATGTTGAAAACCCTGAGCGGTGCCCTGTGAAGATCTTCGAGAAATATGCCTATCTTCGCCCTGCAGAAACATGCAGCTCCAACTATCCGTTCTACCTCACATGCGTCCATGATCCGAAACCAGGCAAACAATGGTTTCGTGCAATGCCGATGGGAGTGAACACAATCGGCAGTTTGATGAAAGAAATGGCGGCCGCGTCCGAGATATCTTCCACCACAAGTAAACGAATCTCGGGTACCTCGGCGAGGAAGACGCTGCTACAGAAGCTCAATGATTCTGGAGTTCCCCCAACCCATATAATGGAGAAATCAGGACATAAAAACATTCAGTCTGTACTCAGTTACGCGAAAATGTCCGACAACCAGCAACTGCAAGTTTCCCGAATTCTGTCAACCACGCGCACTTGCACAGTCTCAAAGTTGGGAGCTATGACGTCAACTACTGATGACGCAGATTCCAGTGCCTCGGCCTCAGGCGGAAACACACTCCGCCAGCCAGCAGTGACCTTTGATGCGCCCATTCATGGAGGAGTTTTCAATTTCAATTTCACAATGCCGCAATGa